The Tolypothrix sp. NIES-4075 genomic interval GTTTCTCTTCTATTATTGCCAGGAGCGTTTGCAGAATTGCTTGGTGCAAAAAATTTGGCGTAGTCGTCCTGTGCTGTTCTATTATTAATTCCGCTGAGAGAACCACCAGTTAACCTATATTGTCGCGTGTTTGAGTTTTGTGTTGGTGGTGATTGTGCGTAAACTGAACTAAACACGCTTGTAACACTTGCGATGATTGCCAAGGCTGCAATAATTTTGCTGTTCATTTGTTTTATCCAAATTCTTTTTTATTACTTGTCTTTAGTTTACAAACAAGTTCTTTTTCTTTGCTGTAATTATAAGCTGTGTGTTAGCTAATAACTGTATTTTAATATACTGGCTTTGTCAAGATGTTCTCTTCTGGTGTTAAGTAAAACAAATAGATAAGATATTATTATTTTTATGTATAATTTATATTTATTGCCAATAATGCAAAAAAACAACAAAATATTGAGAAATATTAAGAGTAAGTTAGTGTACATATACCTCTTGCAGTTATTTAGAAAAAGGGCAAGAACGCACAAGAACAAGAAAAAGTGATTTCGTTTACAACTTTAGTTAACATGGGTGAATATTACCTCTGGTATTAGAGGTAAGCCTTAAGGCATAAAAAGTAATTTCTTCTCAAAATAAAATTCAACTGATGCCATTTAATACCGAACTACTACCCCGTATTAATGCCAAATCCGTCCGGGAAAATGGTAAACAATATTATGTAGATGCTAAAGGAAGTCGCTTTCCGAGTGTGACAACTATACTTAATGCCACGAAACCAAAAGAAGAACGTGACAGACTATTCAACTGGAAAGCACGTGTAGGTACAGAAGAAGCTACTCGCATTACCACAACCGCAAGTCGTCGGGGAACTCAAACTCACAAACAAATTGAGCGCTATTTACTTGGTGAAAATCCGATTTGTCCGGAAGGAAGTCTTCCTTATTGGGAGAGTATCAAACCGATTTTAGAAGAACTTGACACAGTGAAACTGATTGAAGGTTCAGTTTTTCACTATGATTTGAGCTATTCGGGTAAAGTTGATTGTGTTGCTAATTATAAAGGCATTCCCTGCATTTGCGAGTGGAAAACAGCAGACAAACCGAAAAATTCAATTGAGCGTTTATATGAGTATCCATTGCAACTTGTAGCGTATATGGGAGCCGTAAACGATTATTATCGAGATTATAATATTAAGTTAAATCATGCTTTATTAGTGGTAGCGATTCCAGAAATGCCGGCTGAGGTATTTTGGTTTGATTCAGAAGCAATGAATAATTACTGGGAACAGTGGCAAAAGCGAGTTGCTGAATATTGGAAAAATAAATACTAGGCTGATATATAGACCTCTCTCCAAACCTCTCTCCTCCTAGGAGAGAGGCTTTGATTTCTCCCCCTTCCCTTGTAGGGAAGGGAGCCAGTGCGTTGGACGGGTTCCCCGGCTTGAA includes:
- a CDS encoding PD-(D/E)XK nuclease family protein, with amino-acid sequence MPFNTELLPRINAKSVRENGKQYYVDAKGSRFPSVTTILNATKPKEERDRLFNWKARVGTEEATRITTTASRRGTQTHKQIERYLLGENPICPEGSLPYWESIKPILEELDTVKLIEGSVFHYDLSYSGKVDCVANYKGIPCICEWKTADKPKNSIERLYEYPLQLVAYMGAVNDYYRDYNIKLNHALLVVAIPEMPAEVFWFDSEAMNNYWEQWQKRVAEYWKNKY